One window from the genome of Pseudoliparis swirei isolate HS2019 ecotype Mariana Trench chromosome 24, NWPU_hadal_v1, whole genome shotgun sequence encodes:
- the tmem154 gene encoding transmembrane protein 154, with protein sequence MFATGTGSMRGPRMKTPLLLLLLLLTTLTGTVICQDEYDGADTGTETIEEEAIVAETDDAELLSEPSDSDATALPDDPLTMDIQGTDQEGRGSGVTVLFNDTCEWPVEGNGTDPGEEQGGTESLSPIIILIPVVLVVIIIGMIVCGIFMNRRWNQKVRNQELRKEDPYLDGSSTEKVPMPMFEEDVPSVLELEMEEMDQWMKKDVEPAEDSIHA encoded by the exons ATGTTTgctactgggactggtagcATGAGAGGGCCCCGGATGAAGACCcctctgctcctgctcctgctgctgctgaccaCTCTGACTGGAACAG TGATATGCCAAGATGAATATGATGGTGCAGACACAGGAACGGAAACAATCGAAGAGGAAGCCATTGTTGCGGAGACAGATGATGCAGAATTATTATCAG AACCATCTGATTCTGATGCTACCGCGCTACCGGACGACCCCCTCACGATGGACA TTCAAGGTACCGATCAAGAAGGTCGTGGCTCAGGAGTGACCGTACTCTTTAATG ACACCTGCGAGTGGCCAGTGGAGGGCAATGGTACTGATCCTGGCGAGGAGCAAGGCGGTACGGAGAGTTTGAGTCCCATCATCATCCTGATCCCTGTGGTGCTGGTGGTCATTATCATCGGCATGATAGTGTGCGGTATTTTCATGAACCGCAGGTGGAACCAAAAAGTGAGGAATCAAG AGCTGAGGAAAGAGGATCCATATTTGGATGGGTCCAGTACAGAGAAGGTGCCAAT GCCCATGTTTGAAGAAGACGTCCCCTCGGTGCTGGAGCTAGAAATGGAAGAGATGGACCAATGGATGAAAAAGGACG TTGAACCTGCAGAGGACTCTATACACGCATGA